In one Juglans regia cultivar Chandler chromosome 11, Walnut 2.0, whole genome shotgun sequence genomic region, the following are encoded:
- the LOC109009517 gene encoding coiled-coil domain-containing protein 25 yields MVFYFKARPDAGDFTIFMGIDKYENEELIKYGFLEDIWFHVDKMSSAHVYLRLHKGQTIDDISEGLLEDCAQLVKANSIQGNKVNNVDVVYTPWSNLKKSASMDVGQVGFYNPKMVRTVRVEKRINDIVNRLNRTKVERKPDLKAEREAVSAAERAERKQQLRDKKRREEMERLEKERQAELRSYKGLMVSENMTSNKQIATTSKSLQEMEEDFM; encoded by the exons ATGGTGTTCTACTTCAAAGCCCGACCAGATGCTGGCGATTTCACCATATTCATGGGCATCGACAAGTACGAGAACGAGGAGCTCATCAAATACGGCTTCTTGGAAGACATTTG GTTCCATGTGGATAAAATGTCTTCCGCCCATGTTTATTTAAGATTGCACAAGGGTCAGACAATCGATGATATAAGTGAAGGTTTATTGGAGGATTGTGCTCAGCTTGTCAAAGCAAATTCCATCCAAG GCAACAAGGTAAACAACGTTGATGTTGTTTACACTCCCTGGTCCAATTTGAAGAAATCTGCTTCCATGGATGTTGGTCAAGTTGGTTTTTACAATCCAAAAATG GTTCGAACTGTGAGAGTGGAGAAGCGGATTAACGATATTGTTAATAGGTTGAACAGGACAAAAGTGGAAAGGAAACCTGATTTGAAAG CTGAGCGAGAAGCGGTTAGTGCAGCGGAAAGAGCAGAAAGAAAACAACAGCTGAGAGATAAA AAACGGCGTGAGGAGATGGAAAGACTTGAAAAAGAGAGACAAGCTGAGCTAAGGAGTTACAAGGGTCTGATGGTCTCTGAAAATATGACATCTAATAAACAGATTGCAACAACCAGCAAGTCCTTGCAGGAAATGGAAGAAGATTTCATGTAA
- the LOC109009518 gene encoding uncharacterized protein LOC109009518 yields the protein MNWIQRKIYLYNVTFGLYMLDWWERYLFNTLVIVLMWFIFYNGSRYVTEFCKR from the exons ATGAACTGGATTCAGCGCAAGATCTACCTTTACAATGTCACTTTTGGGCTCTACATGTTGGATTGGTGGGAGCGTTATCTTTTCA ATACTTTGGTGATCGTCTTGATGTGGTTCATTTTTTACAACGGATCACGATATGTAACTGAGTTCTGCAAGAGGTAA